From the genome of Bacteroides sp. MSB163, one region includes:
- a CDS encoding PhoH family protein translates to MGAKKNFVIDTNVILHDYNCLKNFQENDIYLPIVVLEELDKFKKGNEQINFNAREFLRELDLVTDDNLFNKGASLGEGLGNLFVIAGSVDAPDVFDSFPERIPDHKILAVADWLTRQKKDMKTILVTKDVNLRMKARSIGLLCEDYINDKVINVDIFEKSNEVFEGIDPALIDRIYSSREGLDISEFDFKDIIHPNECFILKSDRNSVLARYNPFTHSICRVNKTKNYGIEPRNAEQSFAFEVLTDPNIKLVALTGKAGTGKTLLALAAALSQMNDYKQILLARPIVALSNKDIGFLPGDAKEKVAPYMQPLFDNLNVIKRQFASNSTEVKRLEDMQKSEQLVIEALAFIRGRSLSETYCIIDEAQNLTPHEIKTIITRAGEGTKMVFTGDIQQIDQPYLDSQSNGLVYMIDRMKDQNLFAHVNLLKGERSQLSELASNLM, encoded by the coding sequence ATGGGAGCAAAGAAAAATTTTGTGATTGATACGAACGTAATCCTTCACGACTATAACTGTCTTAAGAATTTCCAAGAGAACGACATTTATCTTCCCATCGTGGTTCTTGAAGAATTGGACAAATTCAAGAAAGGGAATGAGCAGATAAACTTCAATGCTCGTGAATTTCTCCGCGAGCTCGATTTAGTTACCGATGACAATCTTTTTAATAAGGGTGCTTCTCTGGGCGAAGGCCTGGGAAATTTGTTTGTAATAGCCGGTTCGGTGGATGCTCCGGATGTGTTCGACTCATTCCCCGAGCGTATTCCCGATCATAAGATTCTGGCTGTAGCGGACTGGTTGACGCGCCAAAAGAAGGATATGAAAACCATCCTGGTGACAAAAGACGTGAACCTCCGGATGAAAGCACGTTCCATAGGCTTACTTTGCGAAGATTATATCAACGACAAGGTGATAAATGTGGATATATTTGAAAAGTCAAATGAGGTGTTTGAGGGAATTGATCCTGCTTTGATAGACCGGATTTATTCTTCCAGAGAAGGACTGGATATCAGTGAGTTTGATTTCAAAGATATCATCCATCCGAATGAATGTTTTATCTTGAAAAGTGACAGGAACAGTGTACTTGCCCGTTACAATCCTTTTACACATTCCATTTGTCGGGTGAATAAAACAAAGAACTATGGCATCGAACCTCGGAATGCCGAACAAAGTTTTGCTTTTGAAGTGTTGACCGATCCAAACATCAAATTGGTTGCTTTGACAGGTAAAGCCGGTACAGGAAAAACATTGTTGGCTCTGGCAGCTGCCCTTAGTCAAATGAATGACTATAAGCAAATTTTGCTGGCGCGTCCGATTGTTGCTTTATCCAATAAAGACATCGGTTTCCTGCCAGGTGATGCCAAAGAAAAGGTAGCTCCTTACATGCAACCCTTGTTTGATAATCTGAATGTAATCAAACGTCAGTTTGCTTCTAACTCAACAGAGGTAAAACGTTTGGAAGATATGCAGAAAAGTGAGCAACTGGTTATTGAAGCATTAGCTTTCATCCGTGGACGTAGTTTGAGTGAAACTTATTGCATTATTGATGAAGCACAAAACTTGACTCCGCATGAGATAAAAACTATCATAACCCGTGCGGGGGAGGGTACGAAAATGGTGTTTACCGGTGATATCCAACAGATAGACCAACCTTATCTCGACAGTCAGTCCAATGGCTTGGTTTACATGATTGATCGTATGAAAGATCAGAACCTTTTTGCTCATGTAAATTTGTTAAAAGGAGAACGTAGCCAATTAAGCGAATTAGCTAGTAATTTGATGTAA
- a CDS encoding polysaccharide biosynthesis protein, with protein sequence MKHKIFHRYLSAKVLPIWTILLIDVLIIVVSSLLAYALRYDFRSIFLESSTIDKTIVWTVIVNLVFFRVFRTYSNVLRFSSFIDIMRIFVSLTVSYALLMISSVLLDSYLNIRLAPVSVLFMAYIISFAIMACSRIVVKMFYELLNFDGSHSANVFIYGAKEAGVNIAKALRVNLRNHYRLRGFIADEPELINKVMMGVKVFPNDESLIDVLNDRDVHTIIISPAKMEELKKSDMADRLLAHNIKLMTAPPLSEWSGQTLNRTQLKEIQIEDLLQRDPIEIDIHKVASHLEGKRVMITGAAGSIGSEIMRQVASFNPYKLILVDQAETPLHDIRLELQDRWRDIDAETIIADISNATRMEDIFKEYQPQYIFHAAAYKHVPMMEDNVSESIQINVFGTRTLADLAVKYGAEKFVMISTDKAVNPTNVMGCSKRICEIYVQSLAKKLQEKGGHVTQFITTRFGNVLGSNGSVIPRFRDQIQRGGPVTVTHPEIIRYFMTIPEACRLVLEAGSMGNGGEIYIFDMGKPVKIVDLAKRMISLSGRTDVKIEFTGLRHGEKLYEELLNVKELTKPTYHEKIMIATVREYDYDEVKQRIQKLIEVSYTYDQMQIVAAMKDIVPEFISKNSCFEALDKKPE encoded by the coding sequence ATGAAACATAAAATTTTTCATCGCTACCTTTCAGCAAAGGTATTGCCGATTTGGACTATTCTGTTGATCGATGTACTGATAATCGTCGTATCCAGCCTATTGGCTTATGCGCTTCGATATGATTTCCGGAGTATTTTCCTGGAATCATCTACCATTGACAAAACGATTGTATGGACGGTCATTGTCAATCTGGTCTTCTTTAGGGTGTTCCGCACCTATTCTAACGTATTGCGCTTTTCTTCGTTTATAGACATTATGCGCATTTTCGTTTCATTGACGGTGTCTTATGCTCTGTTAATGATTTCGAGTGTGCTTTTAGATAGTTATCTGAATATTCGTCTGGCACCTGTGAGTGTACTGTTTATGGCCTATATCATTAGTTTTGCCATTATGGCTTGTTCACGTATAGTTGTGAAGATGTTCTATGAACTTCTGAATTTTGATGGAAGCCATAGCGCCAACGTCTTTATATATGGTGCTAAGGAAGCGGGAGTGAACATTGCGAAAGCGTTGCGTGTCAACCTGCGTAATCACTATCGTCTGCGTGGTTTCATAGCAGATGAGCCGGAACTGATTAATAAGGTGATGATGGGCGTAAAGGTATTCCCGAATGACGAGTCTCTGATTGATGTATTGAATGACCGCGATGTGCATACAATTATTATTTCGCCGGCCAAAATGGAAGAACTGAAGAAGTCTGATATGGCCGACCGTCTTCTGGCACACAACATCAAGCTTATGACTGCACCTCCTTTGAGCGAGTGGAGCGGACAGACTTTGAACCGTACTCAGTTGAAAGAAATTCAGATTGAAGATCTTCTGCAACGCGATCCTATTGAAATCGATATTCATAAGGTAGCTTCCCACCTCGAAGGAAAGCGCGTAATGATTACCGGTGCTGCCGGTTCTATCGGTAGCGAAATAATGCGTCAGGTAGCTTCCTTCAACCCTTATAAGCTAATTCTGGTAGATCAGGCGGAGACTCCGTTGCATGATATTCGTCTGGAATTGCAGGATCGTTGGCGTGACATTGATGCAGAGACTATTATTGCGGATATTTCCAATGCTACGCGTATGGAAGATATCTTCAAGGAATATCAACCGCAATATATTTTCCATGCAGCGGCTTATAAGCATGTGCCGATGATGGAAGATAATGTTTCCGAGTCCATTCAGATCAATGTGTTCGGTACGCGTACACTGGCTGATCTGGCTGTAAAATATGGTGCTGAAAAGTTTGTAATGATCTCTACGGACAAGGCTGTGAATCCCACCAATGTAATGGGATGTTCCAAGCGTATCTGTGAGATTTATGTGCAGTCTTTAGCTAAGAAACTTCAGGAGAAAGGCGGGCATGTGACGCAATTCATTACGACACGTTTCGGTAATGTGTTAGGTTCTAATGGTTCGGTAATTCCACGTTTTCGCGATCAGATTCAACGTGGTGGGCCTGTAACTGTGACACATCCTGAAATTATCCGTTATTTTATGACTATCCCCGAAGCTTGCCGTCTGGTACTTGAAGCCGGTAGCATGGGTAATGGCGGTGAGATTTATATCTTTGATATGGGTAAACCGGTGAAGATTGTGGATCTTGCCAAGCGTATGATCAGCCTTTCCGGACGTACGGATGTGAAGATTGAGTTCACCGGATTGCGTCATGGTGAAAAGCTGTATGAAGAATTGCTGAATGTGAAAGAGCTGACAAAGCCGACTTATCATGAGAAGATTATGATTGCTACAGTTCGCGAATATGATTATGATGAGGTGAAGCAACGCATTCAGAAGTTGATAGAGGTTAGT